CTCGATGGCCTTCAAGGCTGAAAGCGGATCGGCCGCCGGAACCTTTCGCTATTATGCCGAGGCGCTGGACAAGGTCTATGGCGAGATTGCCCCGACCGCGGGCGACATCCTCGGCCTGGTGCACAAGGAACCGGTGGGCGTGGTCGGCGCGATCCTGCCCTGGAACTTTCCGCTGATGATAGGTGCGTGGAAGATCGCGCCGGCGCTGGCCATGGGCAATTCGATCGTGGTCAAACCCGCCGAGAGCGCCTCGCTCTCGATCCTGCGCCTGGCGGAACTGGCGCTCGAGGCGGGGCTGCCCGAGGGCGTGTTCAACGTGGTCACCGGCAAAGGGTCCGAAGTGGGCGAGGCGATGGGCCTGTCGATGGAGATCGACATTCTGGTCTTTACCGGCTCGGGCGCGGTGGGGCGGCGGCTGTTGGAATATTCCGCCCGTTCGAACCTGAAACGCTGTTACCTGGAGCTGGGCGGCAAATCGCCCAATGTGGTCTTTGCGGATGTGGCCGATCTGGATCATGCGGCCAAGGTTTCGGCGGCGGGCATTTTTCGCAATTCGGGGCAGGTCTGTGTCGCGGGCTCGCGGCTGATCGTGGAGCGGTCGATCCATGATGAATTCGTCGATGCGCTCTGCCGCCATGCCAGCGCGCTGAGGGTTGGCGACCCGCTCGATCTGGGCTCGACCGTTGGGGCGGTGCATTCGGTGGCGCAGCTGGAGCAGAACCTTCGCTTTGTCGAAACCGCGCTGGCCGAGGGGGCCGATTGCGCCCTGGGCGGCAAGCGCATCCTCGAGGAGACGGGCGGGTATTACATGCAGCCCACGGTGATGACCGGCGTGACGCGCGACGCGACGCTGAACCAGCAGGAGGTGTTTGGCCCGGTGCTGGCGGTCAGCGCCTTTGACACCGAGGGTGAGGCGGTCGATCTGGCCAATTCCACCGTTTATGGGCTGGCCTCGGGTCTGTGGACCTCGGACCTCGGCCGGGCGCATCGGATGGTGCGCGCCATTCGCGCCGGTGTGGTGCATGTGAACACCTATGGCGGCGCTGACGGCACCGTGCCCTTGGGCGGGGTCGGCCAGTCGGGCAACGGCCATGACAAGAGCCTGCATGCGCTCGACAAATACGTGGATCTGAAAACTGCCTGGATGCAGCTATGACACCGGACACACAGGCCTTGCTTGATCGGCGCGCGCGCCTGTTGGGGCCGAATGTCAGCCTGTTCTATGACGAACCGGTGCATGTGGTCCGGGGGCAGGGGGTCTGGCTGTGGGACAACGACGGCAACAGATATCTTGACTGCTATAACAACGTGCCCCATGTGGGGCATTGTCACCCGCGCGTGGTCGAGGCCATCGCGACGCAGGCCGCGACGCTGAACACCCATACCCGCTATCTGCACGAGGGTATCCTCGACTATGTCGAGGCGCTGACGGCGACCTTTGATGCGCCGCTGGACACCGCGATCCTGACCTGTACCGGCTCCGAGGCGAACGATATCGCGCTGCGCATGGCACAGGCGGTTACCGGCAACACAGGGGTGATCGCGACCGATCACACCTATCACGGCAACACGATGGCGGTGTCTCAGCTGTCGCGCACCAATCCGCCGCCGGGCGGGTATTGGGACAATATGGCCTTTGTGCCCGCGCCCGACAGCTATCGCCCCTTGGGCGGCGTTCCAGGCCCGGCGCATGCGCTGGCCTTTGCCGCCGCCGTGCAGGGGCAGATCGAGGCGCTGGCCGCGCGCGGACACAAGCTCGCCTGCCTGATCCTCTGTCCCTATTTCGCCAACGAGGGCTTTCCCACGCTGGAACCCGGCTGGCTCGCCCCCGCAATCGAGGCGGTGCGCCGCGCCGGTGGCATCGTGATCGCGGATGAGGTGCAGCCGGGTTTTGGCCGCCTGGGCAGCCATTTCTGGGGGCATCAGAAGGCGGGTATTCAACCCGATGTGGTCACCCTGGGCAAACCCATGGCCAATGGCCACCCGGTGGGCGGGGTCGTGACCAGCCCCGAGATCATGGCGGCGTTTCGCGAGCGGTTCCGCTATTTCAACACCTTTGGCGGCAACCCGGTTTCGGCGGCCGCCGCGCTGGCGACGCTGAAAGTGGTGCAGGACGAAGGGCTGATGGAGAACGCGCGCGCGGTGGGTGACTATGCCCGCGAGGGCCTGCGCGACCTCGCCGGGCGTCACGAATGCATCGGCGATGTGCGCGGGTCGGGGTTGTTCTTTGGGGCCGAGCTGGTGCTGGACCGGACCGACAAGACCCCGGCCACCGCCTTTGCCAAGCGTGTCGCCAACGCGATGCGGCAGCGGGGCGTGCTGCTGAACTTTCTGGGTATTCACTACAACACGTTGAAGATCCGCCCGCCCATGCCGTTCAGCCGCGACAATGCCGACCAGTTGATCGAAACACTGGACGCCGTCCTGTCCGAAACGCCGTTTGTGCCGTGACCGCCGCTGTCGCCCGCGCCTTGACACTCTGGGGCCTCGACGGGGCCAGCTATGAGCTGGCCGCACAGCGGGAAAACGAGGTCTGGAAGGTGTCGGACGGCACGCGCCACTATGCGCTGCGCTTTCACCGACCCGCGTATCGGAGCGAGGCCGAGCTGACCTCGGAATTGCTCTGGGTCGAGATGCTGGGGCAGGCGGGGATGCAGGTGCCCCAACCGGTGCGCCAGCCGGATGGCGCCGTACTGGGCCGGATCGAGGGGCGCCATGTCAGTCTGCTCGATTGGCTTGGCGGGCGACCGCTGGGCAAGATGGGGCAGTTGGCGCCGGATCTGGATGCCGAGGCCGTGGGCCGGATGATCGGGGCGCAAATGGCGCGTATGCACGACCTGTCGGACCGCTGGACGCCGCCCGCGGGTTTCCAGCGCCCCGACTGGCGGCGTTCGGGTCTGCTGGGGGCGGACCCGCTCTGGGGTCGCTTCTGGGAGCATCCCGACCTCGACCCCGCGCAACGGCAGCTGATGATCGCGACCCGTGAGCGCGCGCTGGCGTGTTTCGAGGATTTCGCGCCGGGGGCCGATCAGGGCTTGATCCATGCCGATCTGGTCGTCGAGAATGTGCTGGTTGACCACGATCGCGTAGCGTTCATAGATTTTGACGACGGCGCCTGGGGGTATCGGGATTTCGACCTTGCCACGGTTCTGGTCAAGTTCATCGGCCAGCCTGATTACGACAGGCTGCGGGCGGGCCTGTGCGCGGGCTATGACGCGCGCCGCAGGGTCGAGCCCGGCACGCTTGATTTCATGCTGCTGCTGCGGGCGCTGACCTATCCGGGCTGGATCATGTCACGGCTGGACGAGCCGGGCGGGCGGCAAAGATCGGCGCGCATGCTGGACACCGCGCTGCGGCTGGCCAGGGATTTCATGGAGGAGAGGCAGAGATGAGCGACAAGACGATCCTGATCGCGGGCACCTATGACACCAAGGATGACGAGCTGACCTATCTTGCCGGTGTGATCGCGGCGCAGGGGGGCGGCGTGCTGTCGATGGATGTCAGCGTGCTGGGCGATCCGTCCCGGCCCACGGATGTCTCGAAACATGCGGTGGCCGAGGCGGGTGGAAGCTCGATTCAGGCGGCCATCGACAGTGGCGACGAGAATGGCGCCATGCAGATCATGGCCCGGGGCGCGGCGGCCAAGGCGCTGGAGCTGTATCTTGCGGGGCGCATCCATGGGGTGATCGTGCTGGGCGGCACCATGGGCACCGATCTGGCGCTGGACCTGTGCGCCGCATTGCCGCTTGGGGTGCCCAAATACATCGTCTCGACCGTGTCGTTCTCGCCCCTGCTGCCGCCCGAGCGGATCCCGGCGGATGTGCAGATGATCCTCTGGGCCGGAGGGCTTTACGGGCTGAATTCGATCTGCAAGGCCTCGCTCAGCCAGGCGGCTGGGGCGGTGCTGGGGGCCGCGCGCGCGGTCGAGGCCCCGCATCGCGACCGGCCGCTGATCGGCATGACCAGCTTCGGCAAGACGGTGCTGCGCTATATGGTCAGCCTGAAACCGGCGCTGGAGGCGCGCGGATATGAGGTGGCGGTGTTCCACGCGACCGGTATGGGCGGGCGCGCGTTCGAGAGCTTGGCGGCCGAGGGCGCCTTTGCCGCCGTGTTCGATTTCGCGCCGCAAGAGGTGGCCAACCACCTTTATGGCGGTCTCTCGGCGGGGGCGGACCGGATGACCAATGCGGGCCGGCGGGGCATCCCGCAACTGGTGGCGCCGGGCTGTTACGATCTGGTCGATTACATCGGCTGGCAGGCGCCGCCCCCCGCGCTGGCCGACCGGCCCAGCCACGCCCATAACCGCCTGTTGACCTCGGCGGTGCTGGAGGCGGACGAGCGCCGCGCCGTCGCCCGCGCCATCTGCGCCAAGCTGGCCGGCGCAAGCGGCCCGGTGGCGCTGATGCTGCCCACCGGGGGTTGCAACGAATGGGACCGCCCGGACGCGCCGCTGCATGATGCCGAGGGGCTGGCGGCCTTTTGCGACGAGATCCGCAGCGCCTGTCCGGCCAATGCCGACCTGGTCACGCTGGACGCCCATATCAACGACGCCGCGTTCTCCGAGCGGGCGCTGGCGATCTTTGACGATTGGGTGGCGCGGGGGCTTGTGGCCAAGGGGGCGTAACGGTCGCCCCCTCGCCCTTTGCAGGTGACCCGCCGCGTGAATCATGGGCGGGCGCGGCTCTCGGGCCTGATCAAGGGACATCTGGTGATCCTTTCACGCAAGAGGTGAGGGGATACCTTGCCGAAAAATTTCAGTGCGCATTTTCAAAGCAGTACATGCCGAGGGTTGGCCGGCTTTGGGTCGCTGCCAAAGGTTGATACAAAAAGATACAAGTTGGTCGACATCTGACCGTGAAAACGCGCTTATTGGGACCATGCAGAACGCCACGCCACATATCCTGGTCGTCGATGACCATAGCGAGATCCGCACTGCGGTTTGCCGCTATCTTGAAAAGAGCGGCCTGCGTACGACGATGGCAAAGGATGCCAGGGAAATGGATGCCGTGCTGGCCACGGAGAACATCGATCTGGTGGTCCTGGACGTGATGATGCCCGGCGAGGACGGGCTGTCGGCCTGCAAGCGTCTGTCGCAGTCCGGCGACATACCGATCCTGCTGCTCACGGCACTCAGCGAGGACATGGACCGGATCGTCGGGCTGGAAACCGGGGCGGATGACTATCTTGCCAAGCCGTTCAACCCGCGCGAGCTGTTGGCGCGCATCCGGGCCATTCTGCGCCGGACCAGCCGCACCGTGTCGCCGGCCGGCAGTCTTGCCGGAAAACGCGTCCGGTTTGCCCAATGGATCCTGGACAGCGACCGGCGGGTCATCGTGGATAGCGAAGGCCGCGAAACCAGCCTGACCAGCGCCGATTTCAAGCTGCTGGTGGTGATGCTGGAACGGGCCCGGATGGTGCTGAGCCGCGAGCAGCTGATGGAGCTGACCTCGGGCCGGGTCGCGGCACCGCTGGACAGGACCATCGACAACCAGATCAGTCGCCTGAGGCGCAAGATCGAGCGGGACCTGCTGCGCCCGCGCCTGATAACGACCTATCGCAATGGCGGCTATTGCCTGGCGGCGGATGTCGAGGTTCTGGATCCGTGACGCTTGTGCCGCAGAGTCTTCGGTTGCAGATCGTCTGTCTGGTGCTGGCCGCGCTTGCGGTGGCGCAGGGCGTCACCCTGGTCTTGCTCGAGGATCAGCGCGGCCTTGCCGTGCGCGCGGCCATCGGCAACGAGGCGACTGGCCGCGCCGCCAATGTGGTGCGGCTGATTGAACGGGCGCCGGTAAATCTGCATGGCCAGATCGTCAGCGCGGCCAATTCTCCGCTGGTGCGGTTCGAGATCGGCACCGATCCGGTGGTCGACCATATCTCGCATGATGCGAACGGCGCCACCGAGGCGCGGATACGGGCCCTGCTGGACGATGATTTCAGCCGCGAGATCCGGGCCGAGCTGCACGAGATCGACAGCTCGGCGCTGCCGCTGCCCTATCTGGAACCGGGCATGGCAGACCAGCATCGCGAGATGATGCGCGGCCAGATGCTGACGGTAGAGCTGGAACTGTCCATCGCGCTGGCGGGGGGCGACTGGCTGAATGTCTCGACCCGGTTCGAACGTCCGCCGCTGCAATGGCCGCAATTTGCAACGCTGTCTTTCGGCTTGAGCGCCGCCTTCATTCTGCTGGCGGTGTTCTGGTATCTACTGGCCCGGGTCACCGGCCCGTTGCGCCTGTTGGCGGCCGCGGCCGAGAAGCTTGGACCGGAGCAGGGCGCACCCGTGCTTGCCAGCGCCGGCCCGCGCGAGGTGCGCGAGCTGATCCAGGCCTTTAACCGGATGCAGGACCGGATCGTGCGGCTGGTGGCCGAACGCACCCGCATGCTGGCCGCGCTGGGGCATGATTTGCGCTCGCCCCTGACCGCGATGCGCGTGCGCAGCGAATTTGTCGAGGATGACGAGACTCGCGACAGCATGATCGCCTCGATCGAGGAAATGCAGCACATGGTCGAAGAGACCTTGTCCTTTGCCCGGGGACTGGCGGATGGCGAACCGTTGCAAAGCGTTGAACTGGGCGCGTTTCTGAAAACCTTGCGACAGGATATGCCGGACGGATTCACCCTGGCCCAGGGTGAACGCATCGAGGTGCCGCTGCGCCCGAACGCGATGCGGCGCGCGCTGCGCAACCTGATCGAGAACGCGCAGCGCTATGGCAGCGAGGCCGAGGTCAGCTTTGCGCGCACGCGCGGCGGCGCCGTCATACGCGTGTGCGACCGGGGCCCCGGCATTCCCGAACCCGAGCTTGAGCGCGTGTTCGACCCGTTCATGCGCCTGGAAACCTCGCGCTCTCGCGAGACCGGTGGGCACGGTCTGGGCCTGTCGATCGCGCGCAGCATCCTGCGCGCGCATGGCGGCGACATCGTGCTGAGCAACCGGCCGGAGGGCGGTCTCTGTGCCAGCCTGTCCCTGCCGCGGCAGGGCTGATCCCGGGGTCAGGTTTTCGGGCGTGCGCTCATGTCGGTCTCGCCATCGGTCTCCGCTGTATGGCAGGACCTGCCCGTCATCCGGTGCATCACCACATGCAGGCCCAGGCAGGCCGCAAGCGGCAGCAGGATCCAGAGGTTGCCCGCAAGCCCTGTAAGG
This Ruegeria pomeroyi DSS-3 DNA region includes the following protein-coding sequences:
- a CDS encoding response regulator is translated as MQNATPHILVVDDHSEIRTAVCRYLEKSGLRTTMAKDAREMDAVLATENIDLVVLDVMMPGEDGLSACKRLSQSGDIPILLLTALSEDMDRIVGLETGADDYLAKPFNPRELLARIRAILRRTSRTVSPAGSLAGKRVRFAQWILDSDRRVIVDSEGRETSLTSADFKLLVVMLERARMVLSREQLMELTSGRVAAPLDRTIDNQISRLRRKIERDLLRPRLITTYRNGGYCLAADVEVLDP
- a CDS encoding ATP-binding protein: MPQSLRLQIVCLVLAALAVAQGVTLVLLEDQRGLAVRAAIGNEATGRAANVVRLIERAPVNLHGQIVSAANSPLVRFEIGTDPVVDHISHDANGATEARIRALLDDDFSREIRAELHEIDSSALPLPYLEPGMADQHREMMRGQMLTVELELSIALAGGDWLNVSTRFERPPLQWPQFATLSFGLSAAFILLAVFWYLLARVTGPLRLLAAAAEKLGPEQGAPVLASAGPREVRELIQAFNRMQDRIVRLVAERTRMLAALGHDLRSPLTAMRVRSEFVEDDETRDSMIASIEEMQHMVEETLSFARGLADGEPLQSVELGAFLKTLRQDMPDGFTLAQGERIEVPLRPNAMRRALRNLIENAQRYGSEAEVSFARTRGGAVIRVCDRGPGIPEPELERVFDPFMRLETSRSRETGGHGLGLSIARSILRAHGGDIVLSNRPEGGLCASLSLPRQG
- a CDS encoding homoserine kinase translates to MTAAVARALTLWGLDGASYELAAQRENEVWKVSDGTRHYALRFHRPAYRSEAELTSELLWVEMLGQAGMQVPQPVRQPDGAVLGRIEGRHVSLLDWLGGRPLGKMGQLAPDLDAEAVGRMIGAQMARMHDLSDRWTPPAGFQRPDWRRSGLLGADPLWGRFWEHPDLDPAQRQLMIATRERALACFEDFAPGADQGLIHADLVVENVLVDHDRVAFIDFDDGAWGYRDFDLATVLVKFIGQPDYDRLRAGLCAGYDARRRVEPGTLDFMLLLRALTYPGWIMSRLDEPGGRQRSARMLDTALRLARDFMEERQR
- a CDS encoding aldehyde dehydrogenase family protein, which gives rise to MDQAAIDALRTRVIPPRGHVIGGRVEGGGETLDVISPIDGSVLTQIARGGAREVAQATAAARHAFTSRIWAGQPPAARKKVLTRLAELIEGEALDLAVQGVRDNGTEISMAFKAESGSAAGTFRYYAEALDKVYGEIAPTAGDILGLVHKEPVGVVGAILPWNFPLMIGAWKIAPALAMGNSIVVKPAESASLSILRLAELALEAGLPEGVFNVVTGKGSEVGEAMGLSMEIDILVFTGSGAVGRRLLEYSARSNLKRCYLELGGKSPNVVFADVADLDHAAKVSAAGIFRNSGQVCVAGSRLIVERSIHDEFVDALCRHASALRVGDPLDLGSTVGAVHSVAQLEQNLRFVETALAEGADCALGGKRILEETGGYYMQPTVMTGVTRDATLNQQEVFGPVLAVSAFDTEGEAVDLANSTVYGLASGLWTSDLGRAHRMVRAIRAGVVHVNTYGGADGTVPLGGVGQSGNGHDKSLHALDKYVDLKTAWMQL
- a CDS encoding Tm-1-like ATP-binding domain-containing protein, yielding MSDKTILIAGTYDTKDDELTYLAGVIAAQGGGVLSMDVSVLGDPSRPTDVSKHAVAEAGGSSIQAAIDSGDENGAMQIMARGAAAKALELYLAGRIHGVIVLGGTMGTDLALDLCAALPLGVPKYIVSTVSFSPLLPPERIPADVQMILWAGGLYGLNSICKASLSQAAGAVLGAARAVEAPHRDRPLIGMTSFGKTVLRYMVSLKPALEARGYEVAVFHATGMGGRAFESLAAEGAFAAVFDFAPQEVANHLYGGLSAGADRMTNAGRRGIPQLVAPGCYDLVDYIGWQAPPPALADRPSHAHNRLLTSAVLEADERRAVARAICAKLAGASGPVALMLPTGGCNEWDRPDAPLHDAEGLAAFCDEIRSACPANADLVTLDAHINDAAFSERALAIFDDWVARGLVAKGA
- a CDS encoding DUF2933 domain-containing protein gives rise to the protein MSLTRKDEIMTPRHAPRAGGTSWLARWGMLACCVAMLAPLAILLIAGTSLTGLAGNLWILLPLAACLGLHVVMHRMTGRSCHTAETDGETDMSARPKT
- a CDS encoding aspartate aminotransferase family protein, yielding MTPDTQALLDRRARLLGPNVSLFYDEPVHVVRGQGVWLWDNDGNRYLDCYNNVPHVGHCHPRVVEAIATQAATLNTHTRYLHEGILDYVEALTATFDAPLDTAILTCTGSEANDIALRMAQAVTGNTGVIATDHTYHGNTMAVSQLSRTNPPPGGYWDNMAFVPAPDSYRPLGGVPGPAHALAFAAAVQGQIEALAARGHKLACLILCPYFANEGFPTLEPGWLAPAIEAVRRAGGIVIADEVQPGFGRLGSHFWGHQKAGIQPDVVTLGKPMANGHPVGGVVTSPEIMAAFRERFRYFNTFGGNPVSAAAALATLKVVQDEGLMENARAVGDYAREGLRDLAGRHECIGDVRGSGLFFGAELVLDRTDKTPATAFAKRVANAMRQRGVLLNFLGIHYNTLKIRPPMPFSRDNADQLIETLDAVLSETPFVP